One Deinococcus reticulitermitis DNA segment encodes these proteins:
- a CDS encoding TM2 domain-containing protein has product MTDPKTPKSPASDAPSWVDEVLTPKSAAEPQPQRQPQAPPPPPRPVADDPARDLRLPGDPPRPAPPVVELPRGEARADTWEGTDWVARATAGSARTPQMPTGTPVPPPPTDVWNAPAPPHSSAGRPLGSVPVPSAPVSAPFFSGDVAQKKLIAGLLGILLGSLGIHKFYLGMNNAGLIMLGLNLGVWVVAWILTLLTIGFGGIILLPLAALISGAVGLVGLIEGILYLTKSDADFQRDYVIGKRQWF; this is encoded by the coding sequence ATGACCGACCCGAAAACGCCCAAGTCCCCCGCCAGCGACGCGCCCTCCTGGGTGGACGAGGTCCTGACGCCCAAATCGGCCGCCGAGCCGCAGCCGCAGCGCCAGCCGCAGGCCCCGCCTCCTCCCCCGCGCCCGGTGGCCGACGACCCGGCGCGCGACCTGCGCCTCCCCGGAGACCCGCCGCGCCCTGCGCCGCCCGTGGTGGAGCTGCCCCGGGGGGAGGCCCGCGCAGACACCTGGGAAGGCACCGACTGGGTTGCCCGCGCGACCGCCGGCTCAGCCCGCACGCCGCAGATGCCCACCGGGACCCCTGTTCCGCCGCCTCCCACCGACGTCTGGAACGCCCCCGCGCCGCCACACTCCTCCGCCGGGCGCCCGCTCGGCAGCGTCCCAGTCCCCAGCGCCCCAGTCTCTGCACCATTTTTCTCGGGTGATGTGGCGCAGAAAAAGCTGATCGCGGGACTGCTCGGCATTCTGCTCGGCAGCCTCGGCATCCACAAGTTCTACCTGGGCATGAACAACGCCGGGCTGATCATGCTCGGGCTCAACCTCGGGGTGTGGGTGGTGGCGTGGATTCTGACCCTGCTGACCATCGGCTTCGGGGGCATCATCCTGCTGCCGCTCGCGGCCCTGATCAGCGGCGCCGTGGGCCTGGTCGGCCTGATCGAAGGAATCCTCTACCTCACCAAGTCCGACGCCGATTTCCAGCGCGACTACGTGATCGGCAAGCGGCAGTGGTTCTGA
- a CDS encoding deoxyribodipyrimidine photo-lyase, with protein MIQPTRVHVLRPGEPARRPHVLLWVQATVRTRDNHALEYAVAEANRLGLPLVALFGLSRGYPEANARHYLYLLEGLRDLRRRLAERGVPLAVRPGHPPETVLEAARGAALVVTDVGYLRLHREWRAWLAERLDVPLTAVESEALVPVRTASPKAEYAARTLRPKLHRLWPDYLVPLEPRELSKQTADWDLGLDLSDPAGLCSTLPIDHSVLPGEERGGEGEALRRLDHFIRDELDLYHERRNDPNVHGSSRLSAFLHYGHLSPLTAALLAQERGGPGADAFLEELLVRRELSFNLTTFNPRYDAYDGLPEWARQTLEVHRHDPREYLYSREELDAAQTHDPYWNAAQNEMARTGRMHNYMRMYWGKKVLEWSPDPRTAYDTLVWLNNRYEQDGREASSYAGIGWVFGLHDRPWARRPVFGTVRYMNAAGLRRKFDADAYARRWA; from the coding sequence ATGATTCAGCCGACCCGCGTTCATGTACTGCGCCCCGGCGAGCCCGCGCGCCGGCCCCACGTCCTCCTCTGGGTGCAGGCGACGGTCCGCACGCGCGACAACCACGCCCTCGAATACGCGGTGGCGGAGGCGAACCGGCTGGGGCTTCCCCTCGTCGCCCTCTTCGGCCTGAGTCGCGGCTACCCCGAGGCGAACGCGCGGCATTACCTCTACCTTTTAGAAGGCCTGCGCGACCTGCGCCGGCGGCTGGCCGAGCGCGGCGTCCCCCTGGCGGTGCGGCCTGGGCATCCACCCGAAACGGTGCTGGAGGCGGCGCGGGGCGCAGCTCTCGTCGTGACCGATGTCGGCTACCTGCGCCTGCACCGCGAGTGGCGGGCGTGGCTCGCCGAGCGGCTGGATGTGCCGCTGACCGCCGTGGAGTCCGAGGCCCTCGTGCCGGTGCGGACGGCGAGCCCCAAAGCCGAGTACGCGGCGCGGACCCTCCGGCCCAAACTGCACCGCCTGTGGCCGGACTATCTGGTGCCACTGGAGCCGCGCGAGCTGAGCAAGCAAACGGCGGATTGGGACCTCGGCCTCGACCTGTCGGACCCGGCAGGGCTGTGCAGCACGCTGCCGATTGACCACAGTGTGCTCCCCGGCGAGGAGCGCGGCGGCGAAGGGGAGGCGCTGCGGCGGCTGGACCACTTCATCCGCGACGAACTCGATCTCTACCATGAGCGGCGCAATGACCCGAATGTGCACGGGAGCAGCCGCCTGAGCGCCTTTCTGCATTACGGCCATCTCTCGCCACTGACCGCCGCGCTGCTGGCGCAGGAGCGGGGCGGGCCGGGGGCCGACGCCTTTCTCGAAGAGCTGCTCGTGCGCCGCGAGTTGAGCTTCAACCTGACGACCTTCAATCCCCGCTACGACGCCTATGACGGGCTGCCCGAGTGGGCGAGGCAGACCCTGGAGGTCCACCGCCACGACCCACGCGAATACCTCTACAGCCGCGAGGAGCTCGACGCCGCGCAGACGCACGACCCCTACTGGAACGCCGCGCAAAACGAGATGGCACGCACGGGCCGGATGCATAACTACATGCGGATGTACTGGGGCAAGAAGGTGCTGGAGTGGAGCCCCGACCCGCGCACGGCCTACGACACGCTGGTGTGGCTGAACAACCGCTATGAGCAGGACGGGCGCGAGGCGAGTTCCTACGCCGGCATCGGCTGGGTGTTCGGGCTGCACGACCGGCCCTGGGCGCGCCGGCCCGTCTTCGGGACCGTGCGCTACATGAACGCGGCGGGCCTGCGGCGCAAGTTCGATGCCGACGCCTACGCGCGGCGTTGGGCGTAG
- a CDS encoding response regulator transcription factor — MRLLFVEDDPRIAEPTAAALREAGYAVTWAGTGPEGLEAAMLGDFPLIVLDVMLPGQDGFSVARELRSAGVASPILFLTARGEVDDRVQGLDLGGDAYLVKPFAMPELLAQLRALSRRDAGQRTPSVPFGAGRGVLDTVARTVVWDGQEVAVTGREYDLLSVLALTPERWYTRDELLDRVWGPEFGGEARIVDVYVRYLRRKLAPEAVTSERGRGYRTER; from the coding sequence ATGCGTCTGCTGTTCGTCGAGGACGATCCCCGGATTGCCGAGCCCACCGCCGCCGCCCTGCGTGAGGCCGGCTACGCGGTAACCTGGGCCGGGACGGGCCCGGAGGGGCTCGAGGCCGCGATGCTCGGCGACTTCCCCTTGATCGTCCTCGACGTGATGCTGCCCGGCCAGGATGGCTTCTCCGTCGCGCGCGAGTTGCGGAGCGCGGGCGTCGCTTCTCCCATCCTCTTCCTGACCGCGCGCGGAGAGGTGGATGACCGGGTTCAGGGCCTCGACCTCGGTGGCGACGCCTACCTCGTCAAGCCCTTTGCCATGCCCGAATTGCTCGCACAACTCCGGGCCCTGAGCCGCCGTGACGCGGGGCAGCGCACGCCGAGTGTTCCCTTCGGAGCCGGACGCGGTGTGCTCGACACGGTGGCGCGCACTGTGGTCTGGGACGGCCAGGAAGTCGCGGTCACCGGACGCGAATATGACCTCCTGAGTGTCCTCGCCCTGACGCCCGAGCGTTGGTATACCCGCGACGAACTGCTCGACCGCGTCTGGGGCCCTGAATTTGGTGGAGAGGCGCGCATCGTGGACGTGTATGTGCGCTACCTGCGCCGCAAGCTCGCCCCCGAGGCCGTCACCAGTGAGCGCGGGCGGGGTTACCGGACGGAGCGGTGA